The DNA window GTGCTCATTGAAATCCTCCTCAAATTTGTGGAAAATGATGACTGATTATTCTTCTTAGCTGTGCTGTCAGGCACAGCAGCAACAAGCAAGCTGCAAGATAGCAGAAGGGGAAGCAAGTGGGTACTTTTCATACAGGAATCTCCCTTTCAAAGTCTTGGGGGACCATTAAAGCATGAGACAAAATTACTTTGACTCATGCTTTATTGGCATTTTCCTAGTATGACCCTCTGTAATGCAAAATATTTCCACTGTACTTTTGGAACGAATCTACAAGGTCCAAAAGCTGTAAACAATAAGGCAAAAAGCGACTACGACAAAAAGAAGTGTTGTTATGGCTAGGCCGCGTTTCAGCTTTGGAGCAATGTTGTTTTTACTCATCACAACCACGCCACCTAATGCGAATGCGGATATGATAAAAATAAGAATATTTGAACTATCCATGAACGTGATTCAACTCCTTTAGATTTAAATCCGGGCCTTACTAGAGCTCGTTAAACCTGTTTGAAGGCGTTCATGATGTCGTTCCATTCTTCTTCTCTTCCGATGAATTCTTCTTTGGGGAAGTGATTTTTAGCCCAGTGCATTAATGCAGGACGACTGAGGAACGTATGGGTTTCTTCACCCCACTGGTCAGATATTTCCCGGAGAACAATGTATTTGCCCTGTACTTCTACAGTTAACATATTCCATTTATCTCTTTTGTATATTTCGTGTTTTTTTATCATATTGTATTGCTCCGATCTCTACATCTAAATAGAAGGTATTTTTATGTAAAATGATAACGCAGGCCTGAGCGGAAAGCAAATAAAACAAGGGTAAAAATGATCAAGACAATTTTTCCAAAGTATGACACATTGCATTGTATATGACCATATAGTATACTATAGTTATTCGTCAACGATGGCGATTATTTTTAGGAGGTTGTTCATTTGAAAGGTACAGTTAAATGGTTTAACGCAGAAAAAGGTTACGGTTTTATTCAAGTTGAAGGTGGCGAAGATGTATTCGTACATTTCTCCGCAATTCAAGACGAAGGTTTCAAAACTCTAGATGAAGGCCAAGCCGTTGAGTTCGATATTACTGACGGTAACCGTGGTCAGCAAGCCGCTAACGTAATCAAATTATAAGACCCCTTCCGGTTAACGGATCACTTATAAAGTTTGGTTCCAGGCAATGATATGAAAGGCACAGCTCGAAAGGGCTGTGTCTTTTTTTGGTATGTCGTGAGAGTTGATTATTTGTACTTATTTTCACGATAAGAGTTCTTTCCTTTTGACCTATTTATAGTGAGAGTGATAAACTATTGAGGTAACTACTTTTTCTGGGAAATCAATTTTGTTGATTTTTGCAGTAATACATTTGGTGGGGAGCGTTAAGTTATGAAGTTCAAACTATTTAAGGATCGCAAAGGGAAAGCGGATCAAGCGAAGAACAACCAATGGGTTAAGATGAGCCGTGATATTTATATGCAAGCACGTAAAGGTGGACCCAACCCTGAAGCCAATTTTGGATTGAAGACGGCAATTGCTAATGCTAGAGCTATTAAAATGCCGGCTGATAACATCGAACGGGCAATCAAAAAGGCGTCCGGATCAACAGATAGCGTTGAATACGAAGAAATTTACTATGAAGGATACGGCCCAGGTGGAGTAGCGATCATGGTAAAATGCTTGACGGACAACCGGAACCGGACTGCAGCGGATGTTAGATCTATTTTTAATAAAAGAGGCGGTAACATGGGCGAATCCGGCTGCGTAGCCTATATGTTCGACCAGAAGGGTATGCTTGTCATTAACCGTGAAGAATTTGAGGATTTGGACGAGGATACGATCATGATGCAAGCACTTGAGGCGGGAGCCGAGGACATGAATGTTCATGAGGACAGTTATGAAATACTAACCCATCCACATGAACTAGAAGTAGTAAAAAGTGCATTAGAAGCATCCGGGCTGCAATTTAGTAGTGCAGAAGTACGCTGGATCCCACAAAATACTGTGGCTGCAGACGGCGAGAATGCTGAGAAGTTGCTTAAAATGATGGATGCATTTGAAGATAATGATGATGTACAGGACGTGTTCGCTAACTTCGAGATCAGTGAAGAAGAGATGGAGCGTATCGGATAAGCGACCGATTTATCATCTGGATATACACCTATGGAGAGGCTATCCTTACAAGTAGAGCAAATCTAACTTGAGGGTCAGCCTCTTTTTTATTAAGAAAATGTGATACAGATATTATAGGTGACAGTCAGTTGTCACCTATTGGTTGTTATGATGTAGGGGAATAGGGAGGATGCAGCATGAAGAGAATGGACCGAATGATGGCGATTCTGATGGCTTTACAGCAGAGATCAGAAACAGCCCAATCTCTTGCCGACAAATTTGAGGTCTCAAAGCGGACGGTATTACGTGATATGCAGGCTTTATCGGAAATGGGAGTTCCTCTGTACGCTGTGTCAGGTCCAGGAGGAGGCTACCGGTTAATGGACGGCTTTTATCTTCCGCCTCTGCATTTGGACTGTAACGAAGCGTTAACCGTATTGGTGGCGCTTGATGGGATGGCTAAGTACAGTGACGGTCCTTTCCATTCAGCGCACTGGACAGCCATTGATAAAATTCGTGCAGTTCTACCTGAGCAGACACTTCATCAAGTTGGTCCATTGCTTGAGCACGTGGAGATGGAGGTTCCCAAACGTCACTTCACAACCCCCCATCTTAACGCAATCATGACCTATGCGGCTAACTCTCAATGGTTAAAAGTAATGTATCGTTCGCAAAATTATCATCGTAGTCTTGAAATCTTTCCGCAAAGAGTATATGCAGCGCATGGTTTCTGGTACTGTGAAGCTTATTCTCTTGTACACGAAGAAGTACGGACTTTACGTATTGATCGTATGGAAACAGTTGAGGAGATTGAATATAGGGCTCCCGATTGGGAGAAGAAGGTGACAGAAGAGAACTCGGCACAGGTTCAATCGGCTTTACAAGATGTTATATACATATTTGCAAGATTGAGTTATCGCGGTGCGCTACTAGCAGAACAGGATCCACATATGGGGCATTTGGTTAAGCAGGTAGGTGACGAGGAATGGGAAGTAGAATTTCAGTGCCCTCTTTCGGAATGGAATTGGGCGGTATCTTTCTTTTTTAACATGGGATTTGATGCGGAAGTTATAGAACCACTGCTACTTAGAGAAGAGATTAGAGCACGAGCTAGGCATGTAATGGACAAGTATACCAAAGATGTAGGAGGATCACGATGAATCCATGGCAATATAAAGGAATAATTGCTGAAAGAATGAAGAGACAGGGGTTAGCAGAGCCTTTGGGTGATTCTAAGGATGAGGAGGCATACATTGATTTATTTCGTTATCTTCAGCCGGTTGCACCTCCGCATTTTACGCGTCCAGGTGATCCTCCAAAGCTTGTCCATCGGACACAATATGATGCTACGGAAATGGCATCTTCACTAAGAGAGCGACACTCTCTTGTCAAGGGGCGTTATTTGGGCGGGCGTGTCGGATATGTATTTGAAGATGATCTGAAGTTATACGGCACAGCATTTCGCAAAGTAATAACTCGTTTCAATCGTGTGCACGAGGATGTACTTAGTGCGATTCGGGAAGCAGGTGGATTGACTAAGGAACAATTGAAGGAGGAACTAGATTATCCTGCAGCACATATTGGTAAAGCACTTCAGGATCTACAATGCGCATTCATATTGCAAGAGGATCAGATTGATACGGACTGGGAAACAGGGTGGCTTGATTTCGCTGAAGAGTGGTTTGAAATCCCTAAGGATCCCGCGAGTCAGGTAGAAGCTCAGATGAAGGTCATACTACGGTTTATTGGATCAATGGTATTTGCAACCGAGGGACAAATTAAAAGCTGGTGCAATTTGCCTTCCAAGACGATTAAGGAGCTTGTTCGTCGTTTGGTAGAAGCCGAGAGGTTAGTGTGCATTGAGATTGAAGGACTAGGCCAAGGGTTGATGCTAGAGAAAGATGTCGCAGTTGGAGATTTTCATTATAGGGAGTGCTCTCGGAGTATTCATATGTTAGACCCAAGCGATTTTTTAGTAAGAGCATATTTGGAAGAGTTGAAATCACGATATAAAGGGTTAGAAGTTCTACAGTATTTACTGGTGGATGGCGAGTTTCAAGGTGCTGTTCTGGGGCATTGGCGGATTGGTCCATATGATGTTGATGATGTCATTTTAGACTTGGATGCTACTGAGGCGGTCTCTAGACAAGATGAAGTGATAACGGCAATTCGTAAAATCTATGATCCAGAATCCTGCGCAATATTGCGATATAACGGTGTAGAGATTAATCAATAAAGGGGGTTACATTCATGAGTATGAATAATGAAATGTCTGGGAACAACAATATTTTGAAGCGTGCAAGGATCTTCATCTATAGTAATGCCAGGTTACTTGAGCGGTTGTGCTTCGCATACCATTTCGAGAACGGCTCGAAGGAAGCTGTGTTGATGGCACTACGTGCCTATCAGAACAGTGATGGAGGATTCGGGAATGCATTAGAGGCTGATATGAGATGTCCGCAGAGTCAGCCTGTTACAACTGAAATGGCTTTAGGTATTATGGATGAGATAGAATGCTTTGATGTGGAGATTATGAACGGTGTGATTGCTTATTTACAATCCATAACCTTACCTGGAGGGGGGCTACCAAGGGCTACGACCGCGGTCAACGCATACCCACATGCTCCATGGTGGACTACAGAGCGAGATGACATTCCTTCAATTAATCCAACGGGGATTATTATAGGAGCATTACTTCGTCAGAAGTCACGGAGTGATTTACTAACAGAGGATTGGTTCCAGAGTCATATCTCATTCATGTGGCGTAGTATGGATGAGCAAAAACCAACTGATTATCATGATTACTTGCAATGGCTACAGTTCCTACAGAATACACCTGAGCGTGAGCGCGCCATTCCTTTTGAACAAATTCTAGACGAATGGTTGCAGGAGCCTGGAATCATTGAGAAGAATCCAGGCCAAGAAGGGTACAGTCATAAAGTACTGGATTATGTTCCAGCTCCAGGGAGTTATGCTTCCAGGTTTGTTACCGATGATGAAATTACACATCATCTAAATTATTTGGTAGAGAATCAACAAGAGGATGGGGGATGGCCTGTTTCTTGGCCGACGGTTAGTCCTGTAGTAGAACAGGAGTGGCGGGGCCGGATTACCATTGAACGCCTCTTAACACTTCGAGCCTACGGGCGAATTTAATAATAGTGAAGCGTCCACCTATTCGATACTTGAATGGAAGTGGACGCTTTTATTTTTACCTTAAAAGGTACAATGTTGGCTTTTCTACTTTTTCACAGTGGCACGCCGACAGCTCATGACTCTTCGGTACATCGATTTATCTTTTAATTGATTAAAAATATAAGGATCTGGCTGGGTATTCACTTCTATAATTTGAGGAGTAATTGTTTTGTCCAATCCAATATCTACGCCAATTTGCCTGAATTTTGGATAAGTTTTGCTGAGATGCGAAGCAATTTGTATCCCAAGCGAACTTAATTTTTTATGAAGCTGGGTTTGTTGACTTCTGGACAGATGATTATGGAGTAAACTTTCAATACTCATAGGTTTCCCTTCACTATGATAATTCGTCACAATTTTGCGAGCGTGCCCTAAACGTCCAATAATTCCCGTAGTCTCCCATCTTCCCTTAGGATTTACCTGTACCATGACTCTGATATCGAACCTGCGATGATTTTGTTTGAGTAGATGGATTCCTTTTTGAATCAAATATCTTCGTTTTTTTATCTGCTTTACAAGGCTTTTATGGAATTCTGAAAAGGTTTTGAACTTGAGAATGTTCTCGTTGATCTGGTATTTATAGGAATACTCGTCAATCATTTCTGCACGGATAACTCCTTTTCCGTGTGTTCCACACTCTGGTTTTACGTAGACCATCTTATACTGATGAATCATGGTTCTTAAGTTGTTCATGTTAAATTTACGAGTATCAGGTATGAAGGGCTTTATTGATTTATTCTGAAGTAACACTTTGGTTTTGGTCCATTTACTTAGGACTGCCACTCGGTTTGATTTCAATTTTGTTGTCCCTCCCAATATGATCATCAGAAATCCGCGAATACTACTTCTAGGTAATTCATCATATGCTGACCGATAGATTGGGTACAGAACAACAGCCCTCACTATATTATAAAATGGGCTCCATGATTGCCCGGACCGTGTCTTCTATTATTGAATAGACTAATGTAACGCTGAAGATTGCGTAATTTTCTATGTGGAGCTGAAGTGATGAACAATTCGCTTACCATTGATGTGCTTATCCCAACGATTGAGAAGGATTTAGCAACCTTACCTCATGTTATTGATAGCCTCCGTCGTTATGTGAAGCATAAGATTGGTCACATTTATGTCGTATCTCCTCAGAGTAGTAAGATTCAGACTCTTTGTAGCAATAAAGGATGTGTATTCATTGATGAGAAAAAAGTTCTCCCTATAACTAAAAAACATATTCGATACCGCTCAGCACATTGGGAACGCTCCGGTTGGTTATACCAACAACTTCTTAAACTGAGTGGAGACACCATATGTAAACACAAGTATTTCTTAGTGATTGATGCTGATACCGTACTCATCCGGCCACATACCTTCGTATCTCAGAATAAGGGGATATTCTACTATCGCAATTGGAGCCAACCAGAATATTTCCGCACATACAAAAAGCTTATGGGTTCCAAAGCTCCCTCACCGAAGTCTTTTGTTACTCACTATATGGTGTTTGACAAATCTAAACTTCGTCAAATGAAAAGAACGATTGAAGCGAAGCACAATCATCCTTGGTATAAAGCAATTATCCGTAGTATCGATAAAACGAAACAATTTGGGTTCTCTGAATATGAGACCTACGCCAATTATCTATACAGCGCGAATCCTA is part of the Paenibacillus segetis genome and encodes:
- a CDS encoding cold-shock protein, with product MKGTVKWFNAEKGYGFIQVEGGEDVFVHFSAIQDEGFKTLDEGQAVEFDITDGNRGQQAANVIKL
- a CDS encoding YebC/PmpR family DNA-binding transcriptional regulator, whose product is MKFKLFKDRKGKADQAKNNQWVKMSRDIYMQARKGGPNPEANFGLKTAIANARAIKMPADNIERAIKKASGSTDSVEYEEIYYEGYGPGGVAIMVKCLTDNRNRTAADVRSIFNKRGGNMGESGCVAYMFDQKGMLVINREEFEDLDEDTIMMQALEAGAEDMNVHEDSYEILTHPHELEVVKSALEASGLQFSSAEVRWIPQNTVAADGENAEKLLKMMDAFEDNDDVQDVFANFEISEEEMERIG
- a CDS encoding helix-turn-helix transcriptional regulator; this translates as MKRMDRMMAILMALQQRSETAQSLADKFEVSKRTVLRDMQALSEMGVPLYAVSGPGGGYRLMDGFYLPPLHLDCNEALTVLVALDGMAKYSDGPFHSAHWTAIDKIRAVLPEQTLHQVGPLLEHVEMEVPKRHFTTPHLNAIMTYAANSQWLKVMYRSQNYHRSLEIFPQRVYAAHGFWYCEAYSLVHEEVRTLRIDRMETVEEIEYRAPDWEKKVTEENSAQVQSALQDVIYIFARLSYRGALLAEQDPHMGHLVKQVGDEEWEVEFQCPLSEWNWAVSFFFNMGFDAEVIEPLLLREEIRARARHVMDKYTKDVGGSR
- a CDS encoding DNA glycosylase AlkZ-like family protein — protein: MNPWQYKGIIAERMKRQGLAEPLGDSKDEEAYIDLFRYLQPVAPPHFTRPGDPPKLVHRTQYDATEMASSLRERHSLVKGRYLGGRVGYVFEDDLKLYGTAFRKVITRFNRVHEDVLSAIREAGGLTKEQLKEELDYPAAHIGKALQDLQCAFILQEDQIDTDWETGWLDFAEEWFEIPKDPASQVEAQMKVILRFIGSMVFATEGQIKSWCNLPSKTIKELVRRLVEAERLVCIEIEGLGQGLMLEKDVAVGDFHYRECSRSIHMLDPSDFLVRAYLEELKSRYKGLEVLQYLLVDGEFQGAVLGHWRIGPYDVDDVILDLDATEAVSRQDEVITAIRKIYDPESCAILRYNGVEINQ
- a CDS encoding YheC/YheD family protein encodes the protein MKSNRVAVLSKWTKTKVLLQNKSIKPFIPDTRKFNMNNLRTMIHQYKMVYVKPECGTHGKGVIRAEMIDEYSYKYQINENILKFKTFSEFHKSLVKQIKKRRYLIQKGIHLLKQNHRRFDIRVMVQVNPKGRWETTGIIGRLGHARKIVTNYHSEGKPMSIESLLHNHLSRSQQTQLHKKLSSLGIQIASHLSKTYPKFRQIGVDIGLDKTITPQIIEVNTQPDPYIFNQLKDKSMYRRVMSCRRATVKK
- a CDS encoding DUF6492 family protein, which codes for MNNSLTIDVLIPTIEKDLATLPHVIDSLRRYVKHKIGHIYVVSPQSSKIQTLCSNKGCVFIDEKKVLPITKKHIRYRSAHWERSGWLYQQLLKLSGDTICKHKYFLVIDADTVLIRPHTFVSQNKGIFYYRNWSQPEYFRTYKKLMGSKAPSPKSFVTHYMVFDKSKLRQMKRTIEAKHNHPWYKAIIRSIDKTKQFGFSEYETYANYLYSANPKAMILKSALNKGLKDKVSTIPQTQMKKLAKSYRSLSFHERKGYRRSTR